One stretch of Pseudomonas sp. NC02 DNA includes these proteins:
- a CDS encoding LysR family transcriptional regulator gives MQNMQLMNDLRRIDLNLLVILDALLSEQHVTRAAERLHLSQPAVSHALARLRDLLGDALLVRQGSSLVPTARALELAMPLAEALAQVQALLEPNRFDPASAKRTFRVAMSDYSAAIFLPGLVRTLRREAPGIDLQIIQASREGMLDGVLNGDIDLAAGVFPDMPAELRSTPLFEEHYVCLVDRDSLPASGVLDLPTYLARPHVLLEMRGSGTPEIERALTAIRERRHVSISLPHWGVAPQLIQGTDLILTVSSRGLLNIDHEQLLAVPPPFHIPSFAFVLAWHSRRGGDAALQWLNGQVQVVIQG, from the coding sequence ATGCAGAACATGCAGCTGATGAATGATCTACGACGCATCGACCTTAACCTGCTGGTGATCCTTGACGCCTTGCTCAGCGAGCAACACGTGACCCGTGCCGCCGAGCGCCTGCACCTGAGCCAGCCGGCGGTGAGCCACGCGCTGGCGCGGTTGCGGGATTTGCTCGGAGACGCGTTGCTGGTGCGCCAGGGCAGCTCGCTGGTGCCCACTGCTCGTGCTCTGGAACTGGCCATGCCGCTGGCGGAAGCGCTGGCCCAGGTACAGGCGCTGCTGGAGCCCAATCGTTTTGATCCGGCGTCGGCCAAGCGCACCTTCCGGGTCGCCATGTCGGACTACAGTGCGGCGATTTTCTTGCCGGGGCTGGTGCGCACCTTGCGCCGGGAAGCGCCGGGGATTGATTTGCAGATTATCCAGGCCAGTCGCGAAGGCATGCTTGACGGTGTGCTCAATGGCGATATCGACCTGGCGGCCGGGGTGTTTCCCGACATGCCTGCCGAACTGCGCAGCACGCCGCTGTTTGAAGAGCATTACGTGTGCCTGGTGGACCGTGACAGCCTGCCGGCAAGCGGTGTACTCGACCTGCCCACCTATCTGGCGCGGCCCCACGTATTGCTGGAAATGCGTGGCAGCGGCACCCCGGAAATCGAACGGGCGCTGACGGCGATTCGTGAGCGCCGGCACGTGTCTATCAGCTTGCCTCATTGGGGTGTTGCGCCGCAGTTGATCCAGGGCACGGACCTGATTCTTACCGTGTCGTCTCGCGGGCTGCTGAACATTGATCACGAACAGTTGTTGGCGGTGCCGCCGCCGTTTCACATTCCGTCGTTTGCGTTTGTGCTGGCGTGGCATTCGCGGCGGGGTGGGGACGCGGCGTTGCAGTGGTTGAATGGGCAGGTGCAGGTTGTGATACAGGGTTGA
- a CDS encoding type II toxin-antitoxin system RelE/ParE family toxin, producing the protein MKAALKNLDDEAAFIAQENPKAAYEFVQAIRTGLEHVAEFPAMGREGRVPGTREWVMPRWPYLVPYRIREGRLQVLRIFHTRRQPPNSW; encoded by the coding sequence CTGAAGGCAGCACTCAAAAATCTTGATGATGAAGCAGCTTTCATCGCCCAGGAAAACCCCAAAGCGGCTTATGAGTTTGTTCAGGCCATCCGGACGGGGCTTGAGCATGTTGCTGAGTTTCCGGCGATGGGTCGAGAAGGACGCGTTCCTGGTACACGTGAGTGGGTGATGCCACGCTGGCCCTATCTCGTGCCATATCGTATTCGCGAGGGACGGTTACAGGTTCTTCGAATATTTCACACACGGCGCCAACCACCGAACAGTTGGTAA